DNA sequence from the Selenomonadales bacterium genome:
ATGTACGCTGAACTGGTGCGTATGCACCGAGAGTCAGGCCTAAGTTTCGCACAGGCAACGGCCTTTGCTTTAGATGAGTACGTCGGGGTGGCGCCCGCTGACCCAGCTAGCTTCAGCTTCTTTTTATACCGCAATCTGTTAGGACAGGTGGATTTTGCTCCGCACAATATCCATCTCATTGACGCTCTTGCTCTAGACGTCAACGCTGAGTGCGCGCGCTACGAGCGGCGAATTGCTGCGTGCGGCGGCATAGACCTGTTGATACTTGGTCTAGGGCAGAACGGCCATATTGGCTTTAACGAGCCCGGCACGAGCTTTGTGCAAGGTGTACACCGCGTAGGTCTTACCCAAGCAACGATTGCCGCGAATGCACGCCACT
Encoded proteins:
- the nagB gene encoding glucosamine-6-phosphate deaminase, which encodes MRSVVASSHSEACLWAAQLVGRAVRDKPACALGLAAGETPRLMYAELVRMHRESGLSFAQATAFALDEYVGVAPADPASFSFFLYRNLLGQVDFAPHNIHLIDALALDVNAECARYERRIAACGGIDLLILGLGQNGHIGFNEPGTSFVQGVHRVGLTQATIAANARHFADPSQVPRFAISLGIRNILEAKKILLLVSGKNKSEALRLALCGSVDPRVPASVLQTHPDVTLVADHEAASLL